In the Triticum aestivum cultivar Chinese Spring chromosome 2B, IWGSC CS RefSeq v2.1, whole genome shotgun sequence genome, GACTCCATCTTACCCACATATTGAGTATCAGCCTGCCCCAGCCATGCTGTCGTCCGTGCCTCAGGCTCTAGGTGGCAAGCCAACGCCGCCTCCCACTGCTGTGGACATCTTCAAGCTCACCCGCTCAGAGCTTGGCCGCCTGCGTTCTCAGCTGCCCACAAGTGAAGGCGCTCCACGGTTCAGCACGTATGCTGTTCTAGCTGCACACGTCTGGCGCTGCGTCTCCCTTGCGCGCAACCTGTCTCCTGAACAACCCACCAAGCTGTATTGTGCCACCGATGGGCGACAACGGCTGCAGCCCCCGCTGCCAGAGGGTTACTTTGGGAATGTCATCTTCACCGCCACCCCGCTCGCTGAGGCAGGCAAGGTTACGAGCGGGCTGGCAGAAGGAGCAGCGGTCATCCAGGGAGCGCTAGACAGGATGACCAGCGACTACTGCCAATCAGCCCTGGACTACCTGGAGATGCAGCCGGACCTGTCAGCATTGGTCCGTGGAGCGCACACTTTCCGGTGCCCCAACCTCGGCCTCACCAGCTGGGTGCGCCTGCCGATCCATGATGCCGATTTCGGCTGGGGTCGGCCGGTGTTCATGGGTCCTGGCGGCATCGCGTACGAGGGGCTGGCGTTCGTCCTCCCGAGCGCGACCAAGGACGGCAGCCTGTCCATCGCCATCTCATTGCAGGCGGAGCACATGGAGAAGTTCAGGAAGCTGATCCTTGATGTGTAGATAGACCGCATTTTAGAGAGAAGTTTTACAGGGCAACAAGCTTCAGGTTGTGCCGAACGTTTTTCTGGGGTATATATGCCTGAAGTTTCAAATGAACATACACCGGAGTTTATATGGTGGACAGAACATAATCTTATTCTTATGTGGTATCAATAATGAATTCTGTTTTTTGTGTATGGAGAAATTAAAACTGAATTGTGGAGGGATTGTTGTCGCGGCAACCGAAACCCCCAAACCTGAGGCAGCATCATGTGTCTGTTCATTCTGCCATTGACCGGACTGGTTTTCCTTTTGAGACATCATACTGTTATTCTTTTTAACTCTCCATTGCTCCACTGCAAATTATGAGTAATTTTTCCTACACGCACGGGTTGTTACAGATGCTACATACACGCTGAACTCAGGAGGGAAGGTTTAGTACTCCCTCAGTTATACTAAACTTGAGACACTTAAAGttatactaagcttgagacacttattttgagacggaggaagtACGTGGGAGATGCTCTGAGGGCGCACGGGTTTCCTCGAGCTGATTTTTTAGGCTAAACACACTTTATTTTATTAATCAATAATAATGTCCATTGGGATACAATTAAGGTCCGGAAGCTGAATCAGCTACACATGACAGCCTCTCGGAAAGACCAGAGCATGTTTGATTTTCTCCCTTGGAAGATGAAGGTGCATGCCTCGATATTTGATTTTCTCCCTTTGAAGATGAAGGTGCATGTCTGGAATCTCTCTTTGAAGATGAAGGTGCATGTCTGGAATCACAATCCAATAAGCTAATTTCGTGAATGATATTTTCATGTCTTCCttctgttagaattaatgggcATGGCCCATTATAAAAATTTGAAATCTCAACtgagcccatgtgtaaaatggtaAGTGGTggtgctaaagtttagtcccactccGAAAGTTGAAAGAAGAGTTGGActtctttatatagtgggttctctccaccactctaagtggtgtattgagaagagaaagagaagacgaCACGCGCGCGCACTCGCTCGCCTCGCCTGGTCGAGGCGAGGCGTACGTGCAACatgtcgtcttccgtccaagtcgggcggtgctactcatcggcGTCTTCATCGTCCTCGACAACAAAGCAtcgccaacatcatcatcaacaccgCCGCTCCTGCTGCAACTACCGAACAGTACATAAATCGTGATTTGTTCATGTCTTGCCgctcttctagtttgctagattgttGCATGCTAGTTTCTGtcctagtcatgaattatttactggaattaatcatgaacttgcctaatattccaacaattcAAAAACCTAATTGTAGGCAATTTCTTGAGTTAACTATGGttggattcgctgatgcactgaggccggataagtttatcggtgtgcactttaagaggtggtAGGTGAAGAGTGATGAGaatacagacctagggtagggtcgtaGACCTGACCtacacgtcctacccaaggtcattaCCCCAGAAGATAAAAAGACCAAGGATCCACTCGACAACCTAATCACTCGACCATCATCCCccaccgtcactcgaccatatggggGGTCACTCGACTATATCGAAGACCAGGAGTCGAAAGAACACACAACGGCTGCGCATTCattccttagtcttcatgagcattaagagtatttACGACtgccgttaccagtaacgcccttactttatgtacattaagccccttgtaatggaggtcggctggggtcctggcgcactctatataagccaaccccctcctctgggacaagggtccgcaccccctgtaatacaacacacataatccaatcgaccgcctccgggcaccgagacgtagggctattacttcctccgagaagggcctgaactcgtaaacctcgtgtgtacatcttcgccatagctaagatcttgcctctccatacctacccccctttctactgtcagacttagaaccacgacagttggcgcccaccgtggggcaggtgtcttagcgacttattgctgaagttgcaagtttttccgatcatcatcatggtttccggcggcgagatggttgagggccgcgagatccgtctcggcgcgctcgttttcgtcaCCGATGACTCGGCGTGACTCCAGGAAGCTCCGCTCGATGTGGAGGCGCTCCCCatccgaggggcgacgcactttcacgcgtgcgtttGTGGCGTCCTTCTTCggtagccgtcgacccagtatcagtcggctccggtGACATCTTCCCTCCCCGTTGTTCaccgccgcaagcgatccggtcggtcgcggctttagcggtgggtgaagcatgcggtggctcggcgttcggccactcatcaagtcgcggcaatcgagcccgacgaaactctccacggcctgttcgatctgtcgactggctccacggAGACGGTGTCCGAGTGCGATAGTAGCGATCCTGCGGctgaagtcctgatggtcgatggTCCGCGTGGCCCGCCTGGCTTTCGCCGCGAGGACGGCGAAGAGGCTGGCGGCGATCCATCAAGGGTCCACGAGGAGTACCGTCCCGAAcctctctcttcgcagcagagagaGGATCTTCGTCGTTGCAACATGGACGCACTTCACACGCAGAAactcccgaggctcgggccttggaggaggcgcgcttggctaatttgtctgagcgcactcgactggagaacttgCAGCGCGCTCTCGACGAGCGAGCCCGGGAACGAgttcccgagtccagtcgacggcagcttttcccgcctccacctaaggtataccataCTCCGATTCAGAACCTCACTGCTGTTGTCCGAAttgcagagtcgattcaaccttcccagtcagaggttGGCCGAGGGTTGGAGCAGATCCGGGccctgctccgagcagcaggagagcagaattcTGCGGTGTCTCAGTTGCGGAATAGGATACACAGCAGATCCGTGACagcggatacagttcagtcggcccatagcccaagatcgcccccgcggcgtgaaGGCCGTGGGTAGTACGATCGTCAGTTCGACTGCgacaatcgtcgtcgagtgccaacgcctcctccgaggagtgcgtcgTACGTGCCTTGGCAGAACGATGATAGACGCCGTCACAGGGACGAGCGCAGAGCTCTAGTTGACCCAAGGGAgtcgggctttgatgcgagatccattctcgtccaaggACTGGTCGATCGGAATAGAGCACATAGAGAAGACCTGGGCAGAGATCATCCGAGTGGCAGCAGATCACATGTTTCAggcccagagtgtttcagcagagccatcagggccgcagtgattcctcccaacttcagattggcaacaggagtcagtaagttcactggagaatccaagcctgaaacttggcttgaagattaccgagtggctgtgcaaatTGGAGGCGGAAACGATGAGATAGCAATGAAGCATccccctcttatgttggaagggtcggcccgagcgtggttgactcagttgtcCCCGGACAGTATAcacagttgggaagagctatctCGAGTGTTCGTAAGAACCtttgagggcacgtgcaagcggccagcagggctTCCCGAGTTGCATCATTGTGTGCAGAAGCCAaatgagactttgagggaattcattcagaggtggaccactttgcatcacaccgtggagaatgtatcagagcatcagtcagtgtgcgctttcaaggaaggcgtcaagtatcgagagTTGGTTCTGAAGTTCGGTCAgactggggatatgactctgacccggatgatggagatagccacccggtatgctaacagagaagaagaggatcgactccgtagcgggaagagtaaaccagtcggccaagaggccggtggaggtggttccagtcggaaacaaaagcgtaaagccgagccagcggcacctggtgagattgcagcagtggctcaaggaaagtttaagggaaagcctaaggggccctggcctcctaagaaggtaaaggatcaagcaggaaatgatgtgctggatttgccgtgtcacatccacacgaagaaagatgaggaaggtaacctgatttacccaaagcataccactcgacaatgtcgactcctgatccaacagttccgggagaaacaacccaatgagaaggacaAGGAGTCGGACagaggtgaggaggaagaggaagatgaggttaccccaaggtcaattccactctcatgatttttgctgatgttgagagcaagagtcggttgaaggtcatcaacaaagaggtgaatatggttgctccggcaacgacgaccacgtacctgaaatggtcccagacagccatcacattcgaccagtcagaccatGCTGCTCGCGTAGTCATCcccgggaggcaagcgctggtggtcgacccaatgGTCggtggcactcgactgactaaagtgctgatggatggtggtaccGGCCTGAATATCatgtatgctgaaaccttgaaggggatgggcatcccaatgtccaagcttagcgaaagCAATATGAGCTTTCACGGTGTTATCcccggaaagaaagccgagtcacttggccagatcactctcgacgtggttttccGTGACTCCAAGCATTACtataaagaaaagttgacatttgaagtcgtggatttccagagtgcttatcacgccatcTTGGGGAGGCCGGCATAcacacgtttcatggctcgaccgtgttatgtgtacctcgagctgaagatgccaggccccaaaggtgtgatcacagtcagTGGCAATTGGCAGAAAGCAGaagaatgtttccagaaaggttccaaaatcaccgatgcacagatggcggggttgaattccaagagtatcagaagagcgcagatccgagtgacttgctccgagccaagaagcttgctacagactctgcatttcagtcgactggtgaaacgaagccgattcatattcacccgactgatcccaatgctactccgactcatatatcaacaatgctcgacagcaaataggaagaagcgttcatccaattcctccgtgagaactgggacatcttcgcatggaaaccctctgacatgccaggtgtacccagagaactggttgagcaccgtttgcgtgtcgaccccaaggtaaaacccatcaaggagcaccttcggcggtccgccattcagaagagaaaagcaatcagcgaagaagtggctcgactgttggcagcagagttcatccgtgaaatctaccactccgagtggcttgccaatgtcgtcatggtccccaagaaggatgattcacttcgcatgtgcattgatttcaagcatatcaatcggtcctggccgaaagatcatttccctctcctccgtatcgatcagattgttgactcgactgtggggtgtgagcgcctgtctttcttagatgcatattccgggtatcatcagatccgactgtatggccccgatgaaataaaaacagctttcatcaccccattcgggtgtttttgctatgtcaccatgccattcggtcttaaaaatgccggagccacgttcatgagaatgatccagaagtgcctgctcacccaAATTAGTCAGAAtatggaggcgtacatggatgacatcgtggtcaagtctcacaaaggttccgacctattgattgacctcgcagaaacctttgccaacctaagaaggtacgatatcaagcttaatccgtcaaagtgcacatttggagttccgggAGGAAAGTTgctcagttttctcgtttccgaatgagggatcgatgccaatccagaaaaagttgataccatcctccgaatgaaacaccccgtgcgagtgcatgacgttcagaagctggctagttgtttggccgccttgagtcgattcatttctcgtctcggcgaaaaggccttgcctctttaccgactgatgaagacaTCTGATAAGTTTGAGTGGTCTAAAGAAGTTGATGCagtgtttgcagagctcaaagccctgctttccacccagccggtgcttgctgtgccaatcagcaaggagcctttactgctttacattgcagccactggacaagttgtcagtacagtactcacgatcGAGCGAGTAGAGGAAGggaaagcttacaaggttcaacgcctagtttatt is a window encoding:
- the LOC123045927 gene encoding hydroxycinnamoyltransferase 1, which translates into the protein MAITVRRSTMVRPAVERPRERLWNSNLDLVVPRFHTPSVYFYRRPEAGADGFFDADRMRLALADALVPFYPMAGRLARDEDGRVEIDCSGEGVLFVEADAPGAAVDDYGDFAPTMDLKRLIPPVDYTDDISSFPLLVLQVTYFKCGGISLGVGMQHHVADGMSGLHFINSWSDLCRGAKIAVMPFIDRTLVRARDPPTPSYPHIEYQPAPAMLSSVPQALGGKPTPPPTAVDIFKLTRSELGRLRSQLPTSEGAPRFSTYAVLAAHVWRCVSLARNLSPEQPTKLYCATDGRQRLQPPLPEGYFGNVIFTATPLAEAGKVTSGLAEGAAVIQGALDRMTSDYCQSALDYLEMQPDLSALVRGAHTFRCPNLGLTSWVRLPIHDADFGWGRPVFMGPGGIAYEGLAFVLPSATKDGSLSIAISLQAEHMEKFRKLILDV